A window of Zingiber officinale cultivar Zhangliang chromosome 5A, Zo_v1.1, whole genome shotgun sequence contains these coding sequences:
- the LOC121981756 gene encoding uncharacterized protein LOC121981756 — translation MGGHSCCYKQKLRKGLWSPEEDEKLIKHITKYGHGCWSSVPKLAGLQRCGKSCRLRWINYLRPDLKRGTFSQQEEELIIELHAVLGNRWSKIAAHLPGRTDNEIKNLWNSCIKKKLKQRGIDPSTHQPVADSAVASSEKNSGASSDPRVPVAANAEAGGLLEQLTPSAAEESITSRPGKEVFSDQFLVGHEAAASSGRSSLGFFPFGLAAADCVVQSHLLWPSHDLAMPAAAVSTSIFSTSVAAPTHPPACLDGASIGSWYEADCFAGGRRSVVEESRGGGGGGMFPWSDLPTSDKDIQAQLGGEGEGEELKWLEYLHGALPPPLQPAQTAPFGAGTQFAASCLSNWQQSQQFLLEQQQIQAPEIYGKDFHHQIWNPNLSKPQI, via the exons ATGGGTGGGCACTCCTGCTGCTACAAGCAGAAGCTCAGGAAGGGCCTCTGGTCGCCTGAGGAAGATGAGAAGCTCATCAAACACATTACCAAGTACGGCCATGGCTGCTGGAGCTCGGTTCCCAAGCTAGCAG GGCTCCAGAGGTGTGGGAAAAGTTGCAGGTTGAGGTGGATTAATTACTTGAGGCCTGACCTCAAGAGAGGTACATTCTCGCAGCAAGAAGAAGAACTCATAATTGAGCTCCATGCCGTGCTGGGAAACAG gtggtcgaagattgCGGCGCATTTGCCGGGGAGGacggacaacgagatcaagaACTTGTGGAATTCGTGCATCAAGAAGAAGCTGAAGCAGCGAGGGATCGATCCCAGCACCCACCAGCCGGTGGCCGACAGCGCGGTGGCTAGCAGCGAGAAGAACTCGGGCGCGTCGAGCGACCCCCGAGTCCCCGTGGCGGCCAACGCGGAGGCGGGGGGGCTGCTTGAGCAGCTGACGCCGTCGGCGGCGGAAGAGAGCATCACGTCGCGGCCGGGGAAAGAGGTGTTCTCGGACCAGTTCCTGGTGGGCCACGAGGCTGCGGCCTCGAGCGGACGCTCTTCGCTTGGGTTCTTCCCCTTCGGCCTCGCCGCCGCAGACTGCGTCGTCCAAAGCCACCTACTCTGGCCCAGCCATGACCTCGCAATGCCGGCCGCGGCGGTCTCCACCTCGATTTTCTCGACCTCGGTGGCGGCTCCGACGCATCCGCCCGCGTGCCTCGACGGCGCCTCCATCGGGAGCTGGTACGAGGCGGATTGCTTCGCCGGCGGCCGCCGCAGCGTCGTGGAGGAAAgcagaggcggcggcggcggggggATGTTCCCATGGTCTGACCTGCCGACGTCCGACAAGGACATCCAGGCCCAGCTCGGAGGCGAGGGCGAGGGAGAGGAGCTCAAGTGGTTGGAGTACCTCCATGGCGCGCTTCCCCCGCCGTTGCAACCGGCGCAGACTGCTCCGTTCGGGGCGGGAACCCAATTCGCCGCGAGTTGCCTGAGCAATTGGCAGCAGAGCCAACAATTTCTGCTGGAGCAGCAGCAGATTCAAGCTCCGGAGATTTACGGCAAGGATTTCCACCACCAAATCTGGAATCCAAACCTATCAAAACCTCAAAT